The Lonchura striata isolate bLonStr1 chromosome 5, bLonStr1.mat, whole genome shotgun sequence genome window below encodes:
- the FAM234B gene encoding protein FAM234B, whose amino-acid sequence MATVLSRALKLPGKKSPDLGEYDPLTQADSDESEDDLVLNIQKNGGVKNGKSPPEEIQDPDSDVEVGMTKQHTSESAPEGYPAETAGSLEQKAAPSLMPYLRTAIFLLTVVISMILVLVCAFLIPCPPRDLHNTWNRNLGQGAGGVLSPLELCDVNGDGLPDILIVFTALMNASVMGVSRPSVTVVALSGMNGSTLWSIQLPEETQSVQCNGLSLGAAAGPVCLVTGTSKFLSLLSASTGKTIWTLNSIHLSSGILAAPAATLPDVDGDGIRDIVVLALKVTQPDVVFILVSGKTGTALGGPVRYSTNGEGKVIGPQVHITSRGAIYILFGFGNIQAVALRDIFTQARNRDNFPAMLQQEEPEWEKRRSVNLSELIDIYSGGVDFLQTVKTPDTNCSNLLITTKESLILLRGQDLERRWTLELQNISSQPVPGYFGADQTLDFMLQAQTGDGNKKVVVVDGKSGLPVWNQELPWQRQQLDALSVMTLDKKSVFLFWADETQPVLRSLQPGPRPERPGLHHLYLLHPVFPTVLLDLTNATDKVIASAVGINDLQKDAFHITVTTTATSEKQPGFLSVSKLSLKWAMMSQGRMVWLKDSRTPKISRGEVRRFLARMKFADFPQKL is encoded by the exons GAAAGAAGAGCCCAGACCTTGGGGAATATGATCCCCTCACTCAGGCTGACAGTGATGAAAGTGAAGATGACCTTGTACTCAACATCCAGAAGAATGGGGGGGTCAAGAATGGGAAGAGCCCCCCTGAAGAGATACAGGACCCTGATTCGGATGTGGAGGTTGGGATGACAAAGCAGCACACGTCAGAGAGCGCACCCGAGGGTTATCCTGCAGAGACGGCTGGGAGTTTGGAGCAGAAGGCTGCTCCCTCCCTCATGCCATACCTGCGCACTGCGATCTTTTTGCTCACTGTGGTGATCTCGATGATTCTTGTGCTGGTGTGCGCATTTCTAATTCCCTGTCCCCCTAGAGACTTGCATAACACCTGGAACCGCAACCTAGGTCAGGGAGCAG GTGGTGTGTTATCCCCACTGGAGCTGTGTGATGTGAACGGTGATGGCCTCCCTGACATCCTCATTGTCTTCACTGCCTTGATGAATGCCAGTGTCATGG GTGTCTCTAGACCCTCCGTAACTGTGGTGGCACTTTCTGGTATGAATGGCAGCACCTTGTGGTCCATCCAGCTTCCAGAGGAGACACAAAGTGTGCAGTGCAATGGGCTGTCActgggggcagctgcagggcctGTCTGCCTTGTTACAGGAACATCAAAATTCCTCAGTCTTCTCAGTGCCTCCACAG GCAAGACCATCTGGACACTGAACTCCATTCATCTTTCAAGTGGGATCCTGGCTGCACCAGCTGCAACTCTTCCAGATGTAGATGGAGATGGGATTAGGGATATTGTTGTTCTGGCTCTCAAAGTGACACAG CCTGATGTGGTTTTCATCTTGGTATCAGGAAAGACTGGAACTGCTTTGGGTGGGCCTGTCAGGTACAGCACCAATGGAGAAGGGAAAGTGATTGGCCCCCAAGTCCACATCACCAGCCGGGGAGCCATCTACATCCTGTTTGGTTTTG GTAATATTCAAGCAGTTGCCCTGAGGGATATCTTTACCCAAGCTAGAAACCGGGACAACTTTCCTGCaatgctgcagcaggaggagccaGAGTGGGAAAAGCGCAGATCTGTCAACCTGTCAGAGCTCATTGACATTTACAG TGGGGGTGTTGACTTTCTGCAGACAGTGAAGACACCTGACACAAACTGCAGCAACCTGCTCATCACAACCAAAGAGAGCTTGATTCTGCTGAGGGGACAGGACCTGGAGCGCCGCTGgaccctggagctgcagaaTATCAGCAG CCAGCCTGTACCAGGTTACTTTGGTGCTGACCAAACTCTGGACTTCATGCTGCAAGCACAGACTGGAGATGGGAACAAAAAG GTGGTGGTGGTAGATGGCAAATCTGGCCTCCCTGTTTGGAACCAGGAACTTCCATGGCAAAGGCAACAACTCGATGCACTCTCAGTCATGACTTTGGACAAGAagtctgtttttctcttctgggCTGATGAAACGCAGCCTGTGTTACGAAGTCTG CAACCTGGTCCCAGACCTGAGCGCCCAGGGCTGCACCACCTCTATCTCCTCCATCCTGTTTTTCCTACAGTCCTTTTGGACCTCACCAATGCAACAGACAAAGTCATTGCTTCAGCAG TTGGAATTAATGATCTCCAAAAGGATGCATTTCACATCACTGTGACAACAACTGCAACATCTGAAAAACAGCCAGGATTTCTCTCAGTCAGCAAGCTGAGCCTGAAGTGGGCCATGATGAGTCAAGGTCGAATGGTGTGGTTAAAGGACAGCAGGACTCCAAAAATCAGCCGCGGAGAAGTGAGACGATTTCTTGCCCGGATGAAGTTTGCCGACTTTCCTCAGAAG TTGTAA
- the GSG1 gene encoding germ cell-specific gene 1 protein, whose product MELLKGLPLHRTFLAVILNLLALTLSTTALLGSYWCTGTQKVPKPLCGKSKASQCVGVPMPSDADASNVSSEDTVHYSWETGDDRFAFRYFHTGMWLSCEESMEGPEEKCRSFIELSPPAERGILWLSLGSEMLYISLLLISFILLMVEILHTGNPVCGMKLNAFAAVSSVLSGLLGMVAHMMYTQVFQATVNLGPEDWRPHTWDYGWAFYMAWASFTCCMASAVTTLNTYTKTILEFKRNHIKGYDGTLKDHPQHHQCFIQQISSYYEPKGKAFHSVSEGVNFYTDLQQKILQREPELDLDEVLGQTIGEDCC is encoded by the exons atggagctgctgaagggacTGCCATTGCACCGCACTTTCCTGGCTGTCATCCTGAACCTGCTGGCTCTCACCCTCTCCACCACAGCCTTGCTGGGCAGCTACTGGTGCACTGGGACCCAAAAAGTACCCAAACCTttgtgtgggaagagcaaagcCTCCCAGTGCGTGGGTGTCCCCATGCCATCTGATGCAGATGCGAGCAATGTTTCATCTGAGGACACAGTGCATTACAGCTGGGAGACTGGAGATGATCGCTTTGCCTTCAGATACTTCcacacagggatgtggctttCCTGTGAAGAGAGCATGGAAGGGCCAG AAGAGAAATGCCGCAGCTTCATTGAGCTTTCACCACCAGCAGAGAGAG GAATCCTGTGGCTGTCACTGGGATCAGAGATGCTGTACATCAGCTTGCTGCTCATCAGCTTCATCCTCCTGATGGTGGAAATTCTGCATACTGGAAATCCTGTCTGTGGGATGAAACTCAATGCCTTTGCTGCCGTATCCTCAGTCCTGTCAG GTCTCCTTGGGATGGTGGCACACATGATGTACACTCAAGTCTTCCAGGCAACAGTTAATCTGGGACCAGAGGACTGGAGACCTCACACATGGGACTATGGCTGGGCATTCTA CATGGCCTGGGCCTCCTTTACCTGCTGCATGGCCTCTGCTGTCACCACTCTCAATACCTACACCAAGACAATACTGGAGTTCAAAAGGAATCACATCAAGGGATATGATGGGACCCTCAAGGATCACCCTCAGCATCATCAGTGCTTCATACAGCAAATAAGCAGCTACTATGAGCCCAAAGGCAAGGCCTTCCATTCAGTGTCTGAGGGAGTCAACTTCTACACTGATCTGCAGCAGAAAATACTACAGCGGGAACCAGAGCTGGACCTGGATGAAGTCTTGGGCCAGACAATCGGGGAGGATTGCTGTTAG